From a single Mycolicibacterium mengxianglii genomic region:
- a CDS encoding alpha-1,4-glucan--maltose-1-phosphate maltosyltransferase translates to MPGRIEIDDVQPVISGGKFPAKAVVGEVVPVCASVWREGHDAVAATLVVRYHGTAYPRLVPGPSPKAHPVEPIPIDELVSPSPRVRPHRLPMSTGETPDVFHGQFVPDAVGLWTFRVDGWGDPIATWRKGLTAKLEAGQTEAELSNDLLVGAKLLERAATGVPRQDRYPLIDAAARLREPGDPFSRAGAALSPEVAALLADYPLRELVTRGDQHGVWVDRSEARFASWYELFPRSTGGWDADGNPVHGTFATAIKALPRVAKMGFDVVYLPPIHPIGKVHRKGRNNTVAAAPGDVGSPWAIGSDEGGHDAVHPELGTIEDFDEFLAATRDLGMEVALDLALQCAPDHPWAKDHREWFTELPDGTIAYAENPPKKYQDIYPINFDNDPTGIYNEVLRVVRYWIDHGVKIFRVDNPHTKPPDFWAWLIAEVKNIDPDVLFLAEAFTRPARLYGLARLGFTQSYSYFTWRTAKWELTEFGEQIAERADEARLNLFVNTPDILHESLQHGGPGMFAIRAVLASTMSPLWGVYSGYELFEHEAVREGSEEYLNSEKYELRPRDFDAALSTGQSLEPFIARLNEIRRVHPALRQMRTIKFHRIDNDALLAYSKFDPVTGDTVLVVTTLNAFGPEEGTLWLDMAALGMENYERFWVRDEITGEEYQWGQANYVRIDPAKAVSHVLNMPLIPPEKRAALLRRE, encoded by the coding sequence GTGCCCGGTCGCATCGAGATCGACGACGTCCAACCCGTCATATCCGGGGGAAAATTTCCCGCAAAAGCAGTGGTCGGTGAGGTCGTGCCGGTGTGTGCATCGGTGTGGCGGGAAGGCCACGACGCGGTGGCGGCCACCTTGGTGGTGCGCTACCACGGCACCGCCTATCCCCGACTGGTCCCCGGCCCGTCACCCAAGGCCCACCCGGTGGAGCCGATACCCATCGACGAGCTCGTCTCGCCTTCACCGCGGGTCAGGCCACATCGTCTGCCCATGTCCACCGGGGAGACGCCGGACGTCTTCCACGGCCAGTTCGTGCCCGACGCGGTGGGGCTGTGGACGTTCCGGGTCGACGGCTGGGGTGATCCGATCGCCACGTGGCGCAAGGGGCTGACGGCCAAACTCGAGGCCGGACAAACCGAGGCCGAGCTGTCCAATGATCTGTTGGTCGGCGCCAAGTTGCTCGAGCGTGCCGCCACCGGCGTGCCACGCCAGGACCGCTACCCGCTGATCGACGCCGCGGCGCGGCTTCGTGAACCCGGGGATCCGTTCAGCCGTGCAGGCGCGGCCTTGTCACCCGAGGTCGCCGCCCTGCTCGCCGACTATCCGCTGCGCGAGCTGGTGACCCGCGGCGACCAGCACGGCGTGTGGGTCGACCGGTCCGAGGCCCGGTTCGCCTCCTGGTACGAGCTGTTCCCCCGCTCCACCGGCGGCTGGGACGCCGACGGCAACCCGGTGCACGGCACATTCGCCACCGCCATCAAGGCGCTCCCGCGAGTGGCCAAAATGGGCTTCGACGTGGTGTACCTGCCCCCCATCCATCCGATCGGCAAAGTGCACCGCAAGGGTCGCAACAACACCGTGGCAGCTGCTCCGGGTGATGTGGGTTCCCCGTGGGCCATCGGTAGCGACGAGGGCGGCCACGACGCGGTGCATCCGGAACTCGGCACCATCGAGGACTTCGACGAATTCCTCGCTGCCACAAGAGATCTCGGCATGGAGGTCGCCCTCGATCTGGCGTTGCAGTGCGCCCCGGATCATCCGTGGGCCAAAGACCACCGGGAGTGGTTCACCGAACTGCCCGACGGCACGATCGCCTACGCGGAGAACCCGCCGAAGAAGTACCAGGACATCTATCCGATCAACTTCGACAACGATCCCACCGGGATCTACAACGAGGTGCTCCGGGTGGTCCGGTACTGGATTGACCACGGGGTGAAGATCTTTCGGGTCGACAACCCACACACCAAGCCGCCGGATTTCTGGGCGTGGCTGATTGCCGAGGTCAAGAACATCGACCCGGATGTGCTGTTCCTGGCCGAGGCGTTCACGCGCCCGGCGCGGTTGTACGGTCTGGCCCGGCTCGGGTTCACGCAGTCGTACAGCTATTTCACCTGGCGCACCGCCAAGTGGGAGCTCACCGAGTTCGGCGAGCAGATCGCCGAGCGTGCCGACGAGGCGCGGTTGAACCTGTTCGTCAACACCCCCGACATCCTGCACGAGAGTCTGCAGCACGGCGGGCCGGGCATGTTCGCCATCCGCGCCGTCCTGGCGTCGACGATGAGCCCGCTGTGGGGGGTGTATTCGGGGTATGAACTCTTCGAGCACGAAGCGGTGCGCGAAGGCAGCGAGGAGTACCTGAACTCCGAGAAGTACGAGCTGCGCCCGCGGGATTTCGACGCCGCACTCTCGACCGGGCAGTCGTTGGAGCCATTCATCGCACGGCTCAACGAGATTCGTCGGGTGCATCCGGCGCTGCGCCAGATGCGCACCATCAAATTCCACAGGATCGACAACGATGCGTTGCTGGCCTACAGCAAGTTCGATCCCGTCACCGGTGACACCGTGCTGGTGGTGACGACACTGAATGCGTTCGGTCCCGAAGAAGGGACCTTGTGGTTGGACATGGCCGCCCTGGGTATGGAGAACTACGAGCGTTTCTGGGTCCGAGACGAGATCACCGGAGAGGAATACCAATGGGGTCAGGCGAATTACGTTCGTATCGACCCAGCCAAGGCAGTGTCGCATGTGTTGAACATGCCCCTCATTCCGCCCGAGAAGCGCGCCGCCCTGCTGCGGCGCGAGTGA